Below is a genomic region from Persicimonas caeni.
TGGTGCGCAGGCTGTCGCCGAAGATGCCTCGCTGGGCGGCGGTCATTCTGGTGTATCTCGCCTTTTTCGGGATTGTGACCGGCGGGGTGATTTTTGTGGTGCCTCGCTTTGTCAGCGAGATCGTACGTTTTGCAGAGACCGTACCCGAGACGGTCGCCGAATTCCGCGAAGAGAACCTGCCGGGGATCAACGATCGCGTGCAGAAGTTCCTCGAGCATTACCTGCCGGTGACGCCACCAACTCCCGATTACGAGCCGGCCAAGCGCGTCGTTCATGAGGCGTGGCAGGACGCCTCGCGGCGAGCGGCCGCGACCGCGGTGGCCAAGGCGCGTGGTCGCGCGGCCGCCGACATGGAAATCAAGGTCGAGTTGTCCGGAGAGCAGGGCCAACTCGAACGCACCTACAAAGTGACCCCTTCAGCGCGTGACGCGCGTGAGGTCGACTGGGGCGTCGAGCACGGCGAATGGGGCGTCGTGGGGGCCACAGATTCACCGGTGGTGCGCCTCGTGCCGGGCTCCGACGGCAGCTACGAGATCTACTTGAGCGAGGGGGAGGTCGAGGTTTCACGCGTCGAAGACGACGTGTGGACGGTGCGGCGCCCCGTGGCTGAGAACGCCGACCAGAGAACCTTGCAGGTCGGCTCGCTCGTCGATCTCGAGGCGCGGGTCAACGAGATGATTGAGGGCGCGATTAGCACCTCTCACGACCGCATCGCCTCTGTGATCAGCTACGCGCAGGCGCTCTTGGTGGGAGTGATCCAGGCGCTCGTGGCTATCATCCTGACCTTTATGGTCGCCGCCTTCATGTCCATCGATTTGCCCAGCTTTACCGGGTTCTTCCGGGACATGGTGCCGCGTGACTACCGAGAGGGCTACGACGAACTCTTGAGCCGCGTCGACCGGGGACTTTCCGGCGTCATCCGTGGCCAATTGCTGATCTGCTTGGTGAACGGGATTCTCACCTTTGTCGGGCTCGTCATCCTCGATATCAAGTTTAGCCTCCTCTTGGCGGTGGTCGCCGGAGTGCTTTCGCTGATTCCGATCTTCGGCACGATCATTTCGACGATTCCGATCGTGCTCATCGGGATGATGAACGGATTTTTGACCGGATTGGCGGCATTGGGGTGGATCCTGCTCATTCACTTCATCGAAGCCAATATCCTCAACCCCCAGATTATCGGCACGTCCGCGCATATCCACCCGGTGATCGTCATTTTCGCGCTGTTGGCCGGGGAAAGCACCTTCGGGTTGGTCGGGGCGCTGTTGGCCGTGCCGGTGGCCTCGATCATTCTCGAGTTGTTCAAGTTTGTGCGCGACAAGATTCGCACCAACGATGGCGCCCCCGGCGCGGACGCTGTTCCGGAGACGTCATCGCCCTGATCGAAGCTTGGAGAGCAAGCGTCTCTGTGCGATTGTTAGAGGCAGCAATTATACCCAAGATGTCGACAAGAGTCGTTGATTTGCAGGAGTAAGCATGGAGGTCCAGTTCTGGGCGACGACAGACACGGGTCGGGTCCGGGATCACAACGAGGACAATTTCCTCGTCGATAGTGACCTCAATCTGTTCGTTGTCTGCGACGGCATGGGTGGTCACGCCGGTGGCGAAGTCGCCAGCGCGATCAGCGTACGCACGATCCACGAAGTGGTCAGTTCGAGGCGTGAGGTCATCGAGAACCTGGAGCGTGAACCCTCCAATCCTTCGCACCGAGACACGTTGTTGGGGCTGCTCGAGCGTGCAATCACCGAGGCCTCCAACCGCGTCTATGCCGCCGCGCAGCACGACTCGACGCGAAAAGGCATGGGCACGACCTGCAGCGCGCTGATTGTGTGCGGTGGGCGGGGCTTTGTGGGACACGTGGGCGATTCGCGTATCTACCGGGTCCGCTCGGGCCGAGTGGAGCAGTTGACCGACGATCATTCGTTGCTCAACGAGATGATCCGCCAGGGCCGAGCCAAGGCCGGCGACTCCATTCCCAATCAAAACGCCGTCACTCGTGCCGTGGGTGTGCGCGACTCGGTGGAGGTGGACGTCGACGAGATTGAGATTCTCGACGGCGACCGATTCCTGCTGTGTAGCGATGGTCTCAGCGGGTATCTCGAAAGTGACGGTCAAATCCTCGATCTGCT
It encodes:
- a CDS encoding AI-2E family transporter; the protein is MSNGSNSTPHGPSGGDDSRAPWYRRIGRGRKLVLPLITLGFLVVILALFHSILLPFVFACALVYLMEPVVRRLSPKMPRWAAVILVYLAFFGIVTGGVIFVVPRFVSEIVRFAETVPETVAEFREENLPGINDRVQKFLEHYLPVTPPTPDYEPAKRVVHEAWQDASRRAAATAVAKARGRAAADMEIKVELSGEQGQLERTYKVTPSARDAREVDWGVEHGEWGVVGATDSPVVRLVPGSDGSYEIYLSEGEVEVSRVEDDVWTVRRPVAENADQRTLQVGSLVDLEARVNEMIEGAISTSHDRIASVISYAQALLVGVIQALVAIILTFMVAAFMSIDLPSFTGFFRDMVPRDYREGYDELLSRVDRGLSGVIRGQLLICLVNGILTFVGLVILDIKFSLLLAVVAGVLSLIPIFGTIISTIPIVLIGMMNGFLTGLAALGWILLIHFIEANILNPQIIGTSAHIHPVIVIFALLAGESTFGLVGALLAVPVASIILELFKFVRDKIRTNDGAPGADAVPETSSP